The sequence below is a genomic window from Acanthochromis polyacanthus isolate Apoly-LR-REF ecotype Palm Island chromosome 14, KAUST_Apoly_ChrSc, whole genome shotgun sequence.
tccccacaagtttaaacagtgttttcttggccatgttgttgttactgaaaaaagtaaaaatgcaaaaacgtttctttagggttagtcattgttttggtctgggttaaggttagggtaagggttaggggttagatatgaatgggagtcaatggtaagtccccacaatgataggaaaacacagtgtgtgtgtgtgtgtgtgtgtgtgtgtgtgtgtgtgtgtgtgtgtgtgtgtgtgtgtgtgtgtgtgtgtgtgtgtcttcataTGTCGTGGttttgaggtgtgtgtgtgtgatgtgggtGTTTGCTTTAGTTCACTGTGATTGTGACTTTTAACTGTAGGGTCATAAAGACCCTAAGACGATCTTTGTTCACTGCTGATGTGCAGCTTTcgtgaaaatataaacaaaaacaatgtttcactttttcttaTGATGGGGCCACTTGAGGAAAAGCCATCGAATTTCAAGTTGATAAAAGGTCATTTAGGGGGTTGTCTATGCTCTTAAACATGTTTtcgggtcaaaaatgactcagacaACACAAAGGTTAACATGCTGTCATGACGATACCGTGTGATCAAAAAGAATCCAAAAAACTAAAAGTGCAATCATTTTCATCAGCACTGTATCTTTGACAGAATCAGTTGTTTTTGAAACTTCTTTAATGTGAATGTTCATGTGTAATGCTGAGGACTTAGTGACACTCCCAAGACCATAATAGACTTTGAATTATCAAAGTTTGATTAAACAATACTTGAATGCAGTTAGAGCCCCATGAATATTACATCATTACATTGCtacttgatttttttaagtGCAAAACTTGCTGTGTGCAAGTAATGGTggtaaaatgtgtaaagtttttCACGTTACATTCCATCTATTTCGACACCAAAACCAAACAATCACACCACAAGGTGGGCAGTAAGGCAAATAATTCTGAAAGAACGGAGAACTGAGACAATAATGGAGCTCAGACTGCATGAAAACAGTTCTGAACCCAACAGATGATCAGGGAAACCTGAGCAGGAAAGGCAGGTGAGCAGGTTCATATACTGAAGGACTGATAAGCTGATGAGGGGCAGCTGTGTGAGCAGGAAGTAATGAGATGTCCAGAGGAGGGTGGCTAACAGTGACAACTGCTGTCTGGATGAGGAGTAAGCTGACACAATGTGGAAATAAGAGTGTTTAACCTGAACCCTCACACAGTTAACTGGCATCATGGCAGCAGGAATGAATGTGTGACCTGATGAGTGCTCCAAATGCTATAAAATGAGGAAAGGGACATACTATTGTTATAGCACATGAAGTTTCTTGGAATAAAGCACAATAAGGTGGATTGTGTCTTGAGTTTTAGTTATAGTTTGGTTAGCTGCTTGGATGACCACGTCCTGCTTGtgacatttcagtgtttttacccTTTAATTAACCACCAAAGGTCAGGAAACCCATGAACAACTGAAATCGCTATGAAGATGTTagactaaaaatgtaaatagaaacAACAACGAGCTGCCTCTTGTAGACAATCTCATCCCTCCACCATCCATGCTTTCCAGATAACCACATTTACACATCACTAATGTCACAATGAATATCCTCAGCaagtctgcagaaacacaaaccaagAGAAATGGTGCATAACTGGACAAAACCATTGttgtctggatgtttttagagtTACAAAGGTAGAAATCGCCCGCATTCACTGAGAGGAATACACAACATGTcactgaaataataataatactataaATGTATGACAAATGTTTGGCCATACAAAGGCCAAACATTTGTCATATGTTTCTACTCTGGAATCTTGAGGTGGTGAGTCTCTCCTTTACAGAGTGTCTGGCTCTACTGGAGTAGATCAGAGGAGGGACAGTCTGAGAAATTATACAGTTGATACAgttgtttgtttccatttttgttgtaGATTTGGTTTAATGCACAGACATGGACAAACCCTCACTCATAGATTTCCTGAGTAGCGGTCTTGAAGCTCCAGCCTTTACTATCTTGATGATGCTAACACAGAAAGTAATGACAAAGTGGACTAAGAGTGGAGCTGAGGTGGACCACAGACAGTCCTGTGACATGAGTCACTTGCACAAGTATGCATAAATTGAGGCCTCATTACAATTTCATTGGATGAGTTCTTCAAAAACTACCTGGAACTGCTCTTCGTTCCCCACTGAAACACATTCCCCGGCTCTGTGCTCACCACTTCCATCTTTCCCCTGTATAATAAATCCTTTCTACTACACTTAGACCTCAGTAGCgtggctttctgctcgggtccTCTACCCCGGACCGTGACAATATCTTGTGAGTTGCATCATCTTTCATACCGATTACACCATTGATTGACCCCCAATGACCTCCATGTAAGCATCAGGAAGAGATAAGTTGGATAGAGCAAATGAGGAAGGACAACAGTGTTCTTCAGAGACTGAAAGGGAGTGATGATAGAAAGAGATAAATCAGCTGCATGACAGAGAGCTGTGGTCAGAGGATGGAGGTCCAGGACGGAGCAGAActctgttttcctcaactcGTCAACACCTCCTGCAGGAAGCCGACATCTCACCGGTTTCAAGATGTATTTGTGCACGTTGTGCTGTCTTCAATATCTGTTCCCACTGTTGTTCTCAACCTGCTCGTCATCATCTCAGTCTCCCACTTCAGGCAGAGATTAACTTctcattttgggaaatacaaGTGTCTCGTATCagcaatgttttctttgtgtatttcatgtttaatgTTGCAACTGTCTGAACTGAATCATGCATTTACAATTGATTTATTCATGAGAAAAAAATTCCATGTCCAACCCATACAGTAGGTCTTAAAAATCAAGTTATAGCTGAATCCATTACGCTTAGTTTTGATGTCAGATCTCTTGTATTGTACATGTTTGCTCACTTTCACACTGTCATGGTTCCTTTAGAAATGTAGCTTGATCCATTCTAATGACAATGTGATTAGgaatatttgtgctttttctgcaaTGACATGTCAGCTCTGAAAAGACCATCTGACATTTTAGATCATTCCCTCTGTCATCATTGAgatatgatgttttagtgagttaacaatgcttttctttctctttccagGCAACTCCACACACCCACTAAcatcctcctgctctctctAGCTGTCTCTGACTTTCTTGTGGGCATCGTGTTGCTGCCAGGAGAAATTTACTTACAAACTCAGTGCTGGTTTCTTGGGGATGCGATCTgttctctttatttttatttgggGTACATTGTCTTGTGTACGTCAGTGGGAAACATGGTGCTTATATCAATTGATCGATATGTTGCTATTTGTCATCCTCTGCATTATCCCACCAGAGTCACTGTGACAAAAGccaaactgtgtgtttttttgtgttggttctgttctgttttctacAGTAGTGTTGTTTTTAAGGATATCTTGAATCAACCAGGCATCAATGATTCCTGTGATGGAGAATGTATCGTTGTTATCAGCTATATTGCAATAGTTAGTGACCTGGTTTTAAGTTTTATTGCTCCAGTTATGGCCATTATACTTCTATATATGAGAATATTTGTGGTGGCTGTGTCTCAGGCTCATGCCATGCGCTCTCACACTGCAGCTGTCACACATCAGCATTCTGTGACACTAAGTAAAAGGAAATCTGAGTTGAAAGCAGCCAGGACTCTGggtgttctcatatttgtgtttctgatatgtttttgtccatattacTGTGTCTCCCTGGCAAGGGCCAGCCCTTATTCTGTAACTCTTGCGTctataatgttttatttgaactCCTGTCTAAACCCTCTGATCTATGCCCTGTTTTATCCCTGGTTTAGAAAGGCTGTGAAACATATTGTCACTCTGCAGATACTGCAGCCTGGCTCCTGTGAGGTCAGTATGTTGTAGTAAAACTGTGGAGTGACTGAAATAACAGCAGCTATGCAAAGTTCATTAATCAGTGAAATGAGCAATTCAATGATCTGGAAAGAGTAAATGTACATTGCAcgtgaaatgaaacatttacatAAACTGCACAAAACGTACAAGATAAGAGTTTTATACTAGCTTTAATACTCAGTGTATTAAAGCTCATATaaaactttgattttggaacagtgggttttaaatgtcattagAGTCAATCATTGCATGTGCACTGAACTCAGAGCCCTGCCAGTCTGCACTGTACCTCTCATGAAAATTCAGCATGTTGTAGAGTGAATGTGCATCTAACAAATCTGTCAAAACTATGAGATTTAATGTTGTCAATATAAACTGTCGTTGATGAACAGTGTAACCATGAACATGTTCTATTAAAGAAAGGGTCATTACCCTTCCACAGCAACAGTCCAGCACAGCGTGTGAATTATTATTGGAAACAACAGTCAACACGTCTTTCACATTTTCTAACATAATTTAATAagtgaaatgaataaatataatgCTGACCCTCATCTGTGTCACTTTACACTCAACTGAAAATCACCACGAGGTGTCAATATAACAAACCAATTTTAAATGAtctgcagagaagaagaaattcAAAAAACATGGAAGTGGATGAAACAACACTTGGATTGGATCTTTCCAATTAAAATAGAGGCAATAGTGTGACTGCATAAGTTCAAAATGCCTCAAGATTGGATTATTTAAGATAAGATTGGACTTTATTTCAATTATGTCAAAGCAAGAACAACAGTTTGCTGTGGGAATATTAGTGTGCTGAATCAAAGTACTGTTGTGGTTAGACTCTGCTTAGAGACATGATAGAGTGGAATCCCAGATGAAGTTAGGGGATGAAGACAGGGTCCTTAAATGAAAATAACTCAAACCATCTCACCATCTGGAGGAGGTTTTGACAACATGTAGAATCAGACAGATAAAAATATGACGTGAAACATGACAGACAAATAGAAAATCAACAGATATGGAGGAAATCAACAACAGAAGCTACAGGGCAGAGAGGACTGCTAAAGACAATTAGGGTCTGTGATCAATGAAAGAAATATGGAGTTTGGAGGCTGAAAGGAAAATCAGAGCCTTTGATTGACTTTGGGACTCTTGAGGGTCAGATTGAGTGTCATGAGCGGTTGTTACTGTCAAGAGAAATCGACAGCATTTGATTGACGAGGCCAAATTTGAACTTTTAAATGACAAGATAAAATGAGAGTTTTCTGGCTGCAGAGTTTTAGAGCTCAGATGTAGTTTACTATGAGCCTGTGATTGACTGGTGAAAATTAGAATGTTTGACTGACTTGAGAGTCTAGGTTGTGATATTAAGCGTAATGAGATTAGTTCGACAAAATAAGAGTTTTTGACCTACTTAAGACAATCAAACCCTTTGTTTAGGTCAGAAAATATAACAATTTCATTATATTGAACTTATTTGAAATCAGAaggggagaggagaggctgTGATTGGTGAGATAAAAAAAGCCTTTACTTGCATTAAggctgttttttgtaatttgctgAAAGCCCAAAGTGCCGACGCTGATGAGGACTAGAGGCTCAGTGAAAAAGTTATTCAGTAACATTATGTGAAATAATGAGATGATCTTCTCAATACAAAGACCAATGACAGAAAATCCAAATCATCCTGAGATGATCTCCGCTCCAGTCCCTGCCTGGCTCCCTCTGTTTCTCGC
It includes:
- the LOC110972555 gene encoding trace amine-associated receptor 13c-like, whose protein sequence is MEVQDGAELCFPQLVNTSCRKPTSHRFQDVFVHVVLSSISVPTVVLNLLVIISVSHFRQLHTPTNILLLSLAVSDFLVGIVLLPGEIYLQTQCWFLGDAICSLYFYLGYIVLCTSVGNMVLISIDRYVAICHPLHYPTRVTVTKAKLCVFLCWFCSVFYSSVVFKDILNQPGINDSCDGECIVVISYIAIVSDLVLSFIAPVMAIILLYMRIFVVAVSQAHAMRSHTAAVTHQHSVTLSKRKSELKAARTLGVLIFVFLICFCPYYCVSLARASPYSVTLASIMFYLNSCLNPLIYALFYPWFRKAVKHIVTLQILQPGSCEVSML